One genomic segment of Sanyastnella coralliicola includes these proteins:
- a CDS encoding SGNH/GDSL hydrolase family protein, producing MRYLFLFAATLLCFQSSAETKRALFIGNSYTYYNTMAQTVADIAESMGDELIWEESTFGGYTLESHSTNNSTLSKIEEGGWDFVIMQEQSQLPSFPDFQVEGSFYPFVESLVDHIHQYNTCAVPMLFMTWGREEGDAQNCPNWPPVCTYEGMQELLTERYLNACDQNAAFCAPVGVIWEDLFTNTDISLYAGDGSHPSAEGSFVVASTMYVAMFGNNPMDSDYAGSIDASDAASIDEAVWNAWQNNPNVWRQYEQTEVGYTIIDNGNNEFTIHVDLTPFVNSVVIEIAGEQSTLADGGELIISITQDTPFTITPNTECPEVIVIEDILVYDGGVGVEEQSESLVRIYPNPAQDFIQVVRADQKSIQYEIVDLTGKVVKSGVLQESPLELSMLAEGSYVLVIDEGTQTIPFMIQR from the coding sequence GTGAGATATCTATTCCTTTTTGCTGCAACACTTCTTTGCTTTCAATCATCAGCAGAGACTAAAAGAGCTCTTTTCATTGGAAATAGCTACACCTACTACAATACGATGGCTCAAACCGTGGCAGACATTGCCGAGAGTATGGGCGATGAGTTAATCTGGGAAGAAAGCACCTTTGGAGGATATACCCTCGAATCACATTCAACGAACAATTCTACTCTTTCGAAAATCGAAGAAGGCGGCTGGGACTTCGTGATTATGCAAGAACAGAGTCAACTACCAAGTTTCCCTGACTTTCAAGTTGAAGGAAGCTTCTACCCTTTTGTTGAGTCGCTTGTTGATCATATTCATCAGTACAATACCTGCGCAGTTCCGATGCTCTTCATGACTTGGGGACGCGAAGAAGGTGACGCACAAAACTGTCCGAATTGGCCTCCAGTATGCACCTACGAAGGAATGCAAGAGCTCTTGACTGAACGTTACCTCAATGCATGTGATCAAAACGCAGCTTTCTGCGCCCCTGTGGGTGTCATTTGGGAAGACCTTTTTACCAATACTGACATTTCATTGTATGCTGGCGACGGTTCTCACCCTTCCGCAGAAGGAAGCTTTGTAGTCGCATCCACTATGTATGTAGCCATGTTCGGAAACAATCCTATGGACAGCGATTATGCTGGTTCCATTGATGCTTCTGACGCCGCCTCTATCGACGAAGCTGTTTGGAATGCATGGCAAAATAACCCTAACGTTTGGAGACAGTATGAGCAAACCGAAGTTGGGTACACCATCATTGACAACGGAAACAACGAGTTCACCATTCATGTCGACCTCACTCCTTTTGTGAATAGCGTTGTAATTGAGATTGCAGGAGAGCAATCAACATTAGCTGATGGTGGTGAGCTAATTATCAGCATTACGCAAGACACGCCATTTACGATTACCCCTAACACGGAATGTCCTGAGGTCATTGTCATTGAAGACATTCTAGTGTACGACGGTGGTGTGGGTGTTGAAGAGCAATCAGAGAGCCTTGTGCGTATCTATCCAAATCCAGCTCAAGACTTTATTCAAGTTGTTCGAGCAGACCAAAAATCGATTCAATACGAAATTGTAGATCTCACCGGAAAAGTGGTGAAGAGTGGTGTATTGCAAGAAAGTCCTCTTGAGTTGTCTATGCTCGCCGAAGGGAGCTATGTGCTCGTTATTGATGAAGGAACACAAACGATTCCGTTTATGATTCAGCGTTGA
- a CDS encoding amidohydrolase family protein — protein sequence MLKIDMHTHIIPKHLPRWAEKFGYGDFIHLEHHREGFARMMQGDRFFREIESNCWDPDLRIQDYEKFDTQVQVVCTIPVMFSYWAQPHHCLEVSKFLNDDIADLVAKYPKNYVGLATIPMQDADLAIEELERAKNIGLKGIQIGSNIEGKNLSEDRFYPIFEACQDLDMAIMIHPWNMMGKPEMEKYWLPWLVGMPAETSRAICSLIFSGVLERLPNLRFNFSHASGSFLATIGRVEHGYNCRPDLVAIDNPINPREYLGKFWVDSITHDDKMLNYVLDMVGSDKVSLGTDYPFPLGDLEIGKFITEMDLSEQVVEDIFCNSALGWLNMKKEDFL from the coding sequence ATGCTGAAGATCGACATGCACACCCATATCATCCCGAAACACTTGCCTCGATGGGCAGAGAAATTTGGGTACGGAGATTTCATTCACTTAGAGCACCACCGTGAAGGTTTTGCTCGAATGATGCAGGGGGATCGATTCTTTAGAGAGATTGAGTCAAACTGTTGGGACCCGGATTTGCGGATTCAGGACTATGAGAAGTTTGATACCCAGGTTCAAGTGGTTTGCACCATTCCGGTGATGTTTTCATACTGGGCTCAGCCACACCATTGCTTGGAGGTATCTAAGTTCTTGAATGATGATATCGCTGACTTGGTGGCGAAGTATCCGAAGAATTACGTGGGCTTGGCGACCATTCCGATGCAAGATGCTGACCTCGCCATCGAAGAGTTGGAACGTGCGAAGAACATCGGACTAAAGGGAATCCAAATCGGTAGTAATATCGAAGGGAAGAACCTGAGTGAAGACCGTTTCTACCCCATCTTTGAAGCATGTCAAGATCTTGATATGGCGATCATGATTCACCCTTGGAACATGATGGGAAAACCGGAAATGGAGAAGTACTGGCTACCATGGCTCGTAGGGATGCCAGCGGAAACGTCGAGAGCAATTTGTTCTTTGATTTTTAGCGGTGTTCTTGAGCGTCTTCCAAATCTCCGATTCAACTTTTCCCACGCTAGTGGATCATTCTTAGCAACAATTGGGAGGGTAGAACACGGATATAACTGTCGTCCTGACCTCGTGGCTATTGATAACCCAATTAACCCAAGAGAATACCTTGGAAAGTTTTGGGTAGACAGCATTACCCACGATGATAAAATGCTGAACTACGTTCTTGATATGGTAGGTTCAGATAAGGTAAGTCTCGGAACTGACTATCCATTCCCATTGGGTGACCTTGAGATCGGTAAATTCATCACTGAGATGGATCTTTCCGAGCAAGTCGTAGAAGATATCTTCTGCAATTCTGCTTTGGGGTGGTTGAATATGAAGAAGGAAGACTTCCTCTAA
- a CDS encoding TonB-dependent receptor, with translation MTQSTTAIKGLIFVLFILITSSLFSQEKVTLSGYVTDVTTGETILGANVIIQELQTGVPTNIYGFYSLSVPAGDYEVSYSFIGYETLTKSLSLSDDLALNVELKPKSIQTDEAVVVGERSSNTESTDLGRVDLEVAAIKRLPALLGEVDVLKTIQYLPGVSSAGEGNSGFYVRGGGPDQNLILLDNATIYNASHLFGFFSVFNADAIKNVELIKGGMPASYGGRISSVLDISLKEGNSKEFEVDGGIGLISSRLTLQGPIIKDKMSFIVSARRTYIDVLLEPFVNPESDFAGSGYFFYDLNAKINYTISDKDRLFLSGYFGRDVFGFQNDQAGFGADIPWGNSMGSLRWNHLFSDKLFMNTNVTYSDYRFEFKGSQEDFNFSLKSGIQDWSVKNQLSWYPNPRHQVKGGFDYVYHVFSPSQATASSGDTEFDLGGEMQNFSHEVGVYLQDEFDLTSDLRLNFGLRYSYFAHVGPFTRYIESEQDNFDQVEPNQTVEYDKGELVKDYGGLEPRISMRYRINERSSVKAGFSQNYQYVHLANLSPTSLPTDVWLPSTDVVRPQFGRQYNLGYFRNFLNNNYEASVELYYKDMENLVEYEEGAQPENNLNNNTDNQLVFGNGYSYGAEFFFKKTYGKLNGWVGYTWSRTMRQFDDLNAGREYPSRFDRRHDLSVVMGYTLNEKWEFGFTFVYGTGNSISLPTERYFFEGRFVDVYDERNNIRMAPYHRADIAATWYPRFREARKKRITEKGLEPKIESSWTFSIYNLYNRLNPYFYYVGVEGDLAEGNVEPKAYQVSLFPILPSVTWNFRF, from the coding sequence ATGACGCAATCAACAACGGCAATTAAAGGACTGATTTTCGTCCTTTTCATTCTGATTACTTCCTCCCTTTTTAGTCAAGAGAAAGTGACCCTCAGTGGATACGTTACAGACGTCACAACGGGTGAGACTATTCTTGGAGCCAATGTGATCATCCAAGAGCTACAAACAGGAGTTCCGACCAATATTTACGGATTCTATTCCCTTTCTGTTCCTGCGGGAGATTACGAGGTATCATACAGTTTCATCGGTTACGAGACATTGACCAAATCGCTTTCGTTATCCGATGACTTAGCATTGAATGTCGAGCTCAAACCTAAGAGCATCCAAACAGATGAAGCGGTGGTGGTAGGCGAACGTTCGTCAAATACCGAAAGCACCGATTTAGGGCGCGTCGATCTTGAAGTCGCGGCTATTAAAAGACTTCCAGCGCTTCTTGGTGAAGTGGATGTCTTGAAGACGATTCAATATTTACCAGGTGTTTCCTCAGCAGGAGAAGGGAATTCCGGATTCTATGTACGCGGCGGCGGGCCTGATCAAAACCTGATCCTTCTTGACAACGCGACGATCTACAATGCTTCACACCTTTTTGGTTTCTTCTCGGTCTTCAATGCCGACGCTATCAAGAATGTTGAGTTGATCAAAGGAGGAATGCCCGCATCTTATGGAGGTCGAATCTCCTCTGTGCTTGATATTTCATTGAAAGAAGGGAACAGCAAAGAATTTGAAGTCGATGGTGGAATTGGACTGATTAGCTCGCGCTTGACGCTTCAAGGTCCCATTATCAAAGACAAGATGAGCTTCATCGTAAGCGCTCGACGAACTTATATCGATGTCCTCTTAGAGCCTTTCGTCAACCCCGAATCTGATTTCGCGGGATCGGGCTATTTCTTCTATGACCTCAATGCGAAAATCAACTACACCATCTCCGACAAAGACCGTCTTTTCTTGAGCGGATACTTTGGTCGTGATGTTTTTGGCTTCCAAAACGATCAAGCCGGTTTTGGAGCTGACATTCCGTGGGGAAATTCTATGGGTAGTCTTCGCTGGAATCACTTGTTTAGCGACAAGCTTTTCATGAACACCAACGTGACTTATTCAGACTATCGTTTCGAATTTAAAGGTTCACAGGAAGACTTCAACTTCAGCCTGAAATCGGGTATTCAAGACTGGAGCGTCAAAAACCAATTGAGTTGGTACCCGAATCCACGTCATCAAGTGAAAGGTGGTTTCGATTACGTTTACCACGTCTTCTCCCCTAGCCAAGCTACTGCTAGCTCAGGAGACACCGAATTCGATCTCGGAGGAGAAATGCAAAACTTCTCACACGAAGTGGGTGTGTATCTTCAAGATGAATTTGACTTGACGTCTGATCTCCGACTTAACTTTGGACTGCGCTACAGCTACTTCGCCCATGTAGGTCCGTTCACGCGTTACATCGAATCTGAACAAGATAACTTCGATCAGGTTGAACCTAACCAAACGGTGGAATACGACAAGGGAGAACTCGTTAAAGACTACGGCGGACTAGAACCTCGAATCAGCATGCGTTACCGCATCAATGAGCGTTCTTCGGTAAAAGCAGGGTTTAGCCAGAACTACCAGTACGTTCACCTGGCGAACCTCTCTCCAACATCGCTCCCTACCGATGTCTGGCTTCCAAGTACTGATGTGGTACGCCCTCAATTCGGTCGACAATACAATCTTGGATACTTCCGAAATTTCTTGAACAACAACTACGAAGCCTCGGTGGAGTTGTACTACAAAGACATGGAAAACCTGGTTGAATATGAAGAAGGTGCTCAACCAGAAAACAACCTCAACAACAACACGGATAACCAATTGGTCTTCGGAAATGGTTATTCCTATGGAGCTGAATTCTTCTTCAAAAAGACCTACGGCAAGCTCAACGGTTGGGTAGGATATACTTGGAGCCGCACGATGCGCCAATTTGATGACCTCAACGCCGGCAGGGAATACCCATCACGTTTCGATCGTCGACATGACCTCAGTGTGGTGATGGGATACACGTTGAATGAGAAGTGGGAGTTCGGGTTCACCTTTGTGTATGGAACTGGGAATTCGATATCACTTCCGACAGAGCGTTACTTCTTTGAAGGACGATTTGTTGACGTTTACGATGAACGAAATAACATCCGAATGGCACCATACCATCGGGCAGATATTGCCGCTACATGGTACCCTCGCTTCCGTGAAGCGCGTAAAAAGCGCATTACAGAGAAAGGTCTGGAGCCAAAGATCGAGAGCAGTTGGACCTTCTCCATCTATAATTTGTATAACCGATTGAACCCTTACTTTTACTACGTCGGAGTTGAGGGAGATCTGGCCGAAGGAAACGTAGAGCCAAAGGCTTATCAAGTGAGCCTCTTCCCTATTCTTCCTTCCGTAACGTGGAATTTCCGCTTTTAA
- a CDS encoding ABC transporter substrate-binding protein — protein MLRNFLFLFIIALCACQSEDTRTGKTVFRYNESNGITSLDPAFARNLENMWAVNQLFDGLVELDSTLQIRPLIAESWDITDSGKTYTFFLRDDVKFHPSPLFRDSLNRTVNAEDVAFSFERILDPELASPGKWIFDPLRDSAAIEVIDERTIVLHLDQPFPPFLGMLTTQFANIVPKEVVTHYGADFRSNPTGTGPFKFAFWMEDVALVFHKFDDFWERDSSGETLPYLDAVKISFVRDMSAEYLGLLQGQFDFMSGLHPAYKDELLSTNGELNDGFDQIRFQRTPFIKTDYIGILSDDSILTAQNHPFKDKRVRQALNYAVDRASMVRYLRNNSVFEAGHGFVPKGLPAFDPSAEYGVNYDVEKAKALLAEAGFPEGQGIPPVAISTTGDYVDLCEFLQFQWSKIGIQVEIDVLAGSAHREKVARSQAMMFRKSWLADYASAENFLALFHTKNFTPGGPNYTHYSSAEFDSLYERAVSTTDDLTRRQLYRQMDSLVMDASPVIPLFYDQVSHFIRQDVTHFETNPVNMLDLKRTKKEEE, from the coding sequence ATGCTGCGGAATTTTCTTTTCCTTTTTATCATCGCTTTATGTGCCTGTCAATCTGAAGACACGCGCACAGGGAAAACTGTATTTCGTTACAACGAGTCGAACGGCATTACTTCATTAGATCCCGCATTTGCCAGAAACCTAGAGAATATGTGGGCAGTCAATCAGCTCTTTGATGGTTTAGTTGAACTCGATAGCACCCTTCAAATTCGTCCGCTAATCGCTGAATCTTGGGACATTACTGATAGCGGAAAAACCTACACCTTCTTCTTACGTGACGACGTGAAGTTTCATCCTTCACCACTATTCCGCGATAGCTTAAATAGAACGGTCAATGCAGAAGATGTCGCATTTAGTTTCGAACGCATTCTAGATCCCGAGCTAGCTTCACCAGGAAAGTGGATTTTTGATCCGCTACGTGATTCGGCGGCGATTGAAGTCATTGATGAACGTACCATTGTCCTTCACCTCGATCAGCCCTTCCCTCCATTCTTAGGGATGCTGACAACTCAGTTCGCCAATATCGTTCCGAAGGAAGTGGTCACGCACTATGGTGCTGATTTTCGCTCAAACCCTACAGGAACGGGACCGTTCAAATTCGCTTTTTGGATGGAAGATGTAGCGTTGGTGTTTCACAAGTTTGATGATTTTTGGGAGAGAGATTCATCAGGAGAAACACTTCCATACCTCGATGCGGTGAAGATTTCTTTTGTGCGAGACATGAGTGCTGAATACCTAGGCTTGCTCCAAGGTCAGTTCGATTTCATGTCAGGCTTGCACCCGGCATACAAAGACGAGTTGCTCAGTACGAACGGTGAGTTGAACGATGGCTTTGACCAAATCAGATTTCAACGAACACCTTTCATCAAAACTGACTACATCGGGATTCTGTCTGATGATTCTATCCTGACGGCCCAGAATCATCCGTTCAAAGATAAGCGGGTACGACAGGCATTGAACTATGCCGTTGATCGGGCTTCGATGGTGCGGTACCTCCGCAATAACAGTGTGTTCGAAGCCGGACATGGATTTGTTCCCAAAGGACTCCCAGCCTTTGATCCATCGGCTGAATATGGAGTGAATTACGATGTAGAAAAGGCAAAAGCGTTGCTAGCAGAAGCTGGTTTCCCTGAAGGTCAAGGGATTCCTCCGGTTGCTATCAGCACCACTGGCGACTATGTTGACCTCTGCGAATTCCTCCAGTTCCAATGGTCGAAAATTGGCATTCAAGTTGAGATCGATGTCTTAGCTGGTTCAGCGCATCGTGAGAAAGTAGCACGTTCTCAAGCCATGATGTTCCGTAAGTCTTGGTTAGCTGATTACGCTAGCGCGGAAAACTTCTTAGCCCTCTTCCACACAAAGAATTTCACTCCTGGAGGTCCGAACTATACACACTACAGCAGCGCTGAATTCGATTCTCTCTATGAACGCGCGGTATCAACTACTGACGATCTTACTCGCCGCCAACTTTACCGTCAAATGGACTCGCTAGTCATGGATGCATCCCCAGTCATCCCCCTTTTTTATGACCAGGTATCTCACTTCATTCGCCAGGATGTAACCCACTTCGAGACCAATCCCGTGAATATGCTGGATTTGAAACGTACGAAGAAGGAAGAGGAATAG
- a CDS encoding gliding motility-associated C-terminal domain-containing protein yields the protein MALSASLNAQIECLEVLNFDLPDSLEVSCDSCITLTTSFPQLFNTSEYVVEAIDDATPPYPLNQGNVVVSTTDDIWSPAIPMGFSFCFFDNAYSSIVIGSNGIVTFDLGDADGGCPWSFTAQAPSAALPNNAIFCPFHDINPATCGSVRWEIYGEQPCRTFVVSFDDICMFSCTSLQSSSQLVLYESTNVIEVYIVEKNACGWNSGSTLIGIQNDASNVAYTPPGRNTGNWTAFNEAWRFVPDGDATGSVTWYEDGIEIATGDSLSVCPDSATTYVAALNYDFCAAPLAGDDCANYAINVSSGTWPTEVDWDLVNENGVTVLSGGAPYNQTACLPNGCYTLNMFDSFGDGWNGANFTISGEDGIIATATVPSGSFGTANFCVDDFIPIDEEEPEPIEAFLIDSTFVEVLFDDIDPGLMPAPILCSYDELYQLEAVDSTGVWGSNCDDCLDENGLFDITSVEVGTYTITYTVEGACGPVVDSTEVVVEDPPLIALEGPEFLCVFSDPVAILPNIEGGVFEADCGDCIDENGVFNPQGLTPGTYTISYAAGVNCFASAEYEIVIEETLDLGVFYDLPDCETIVIDFGEGFEQSGTWSADCGDCIDENGVFSGPDAGPGFWTVTFLPDDNCAVEAFGYIELLPEVDATINTTPELCEDGEVVGLSANNPNGVWGADCGDCITPLGDFDPTVSGPGTFNISHSVDGYCSDSDNSTITVLPRLNAYFSMPDYLCLDLQEFVPDVQDEGGEWSATCMTCIDEESGVVDLLAAGSGELTVTYTLDGLCGDTHQEVAELAPCSIIIPNIFSPNGDGINDFLRFENLEFFPGSSLEVRNRWGVLVFQSDNYQNNWRAEEVSPGTYYFVLRRSDGEVHTGDVTIVLN from the coding sequence ATGGCCCTCTCTGCCTCGCTAAATGCCCAGATTGAATGCCTTGAAGTACTCAATTTTGATCTCCCAGATAGCCTTGAAGTTTCTTGTGATTCGTGTATAACGCTCACCACAAGTTTCCCTCAACTATTCAATACCAGTGAATATGTTGTGGAAGCAATAGACGATGCAACGCCTCCTTATCCACTGAACCAAGGTAATGTTGTGGTCAGTACCACTGATGATATCTGGTCTCCAGCGATTCCAATGGGCTTTTCATTCTGCTTTTTCGATAATGCTTACAGCAGTATCGTCATAGGCTCGAACGGTATCGTCACCTTTGATTTAGGTGACGCAGATGGGGGATGTCCATGGTCGTTCACTGCTCAAGCACCAAGCGCTGCACTCCCGAACAACGCGATATTCTGTCCGTTCCATGACATCAACCCAGCGACCTGTGGAAGCGTTCGTTGGGAAATCTATGGTGAACAACCATGTCGAACCTTCGTGGTAAGTTTTGACGACATCTGTATGTTCTCATGCACTTCACTTCAAAGTAGCTCTCAGCTTGTTTTGTATGAGTCAACGAATGTTATCGAGGTTTACATCGTGGAGAAAAATGCCTGTGGGTGGAACAGTGGAAGCACTCTCATAGGTATTCAGAATGATGCTTCGAATGTAGCTTACACTCCTCCTGGACGTAACACAGGTAATTGGACGGCCTTTAATGAGGCTTGGCGCTTCGTACCGGATGGCGATGCTACCGGATCTGTAACATGGTATGAAGACGGAATTGAAATTGCTACGGGCGATTCATTATCAGTATGTCCAGACTCTGCTACTACTTATGTCGCAGCTTTGAACTATGACTTTTGCGCTGCACCCCTTGCTGGAGATGATTGCGCGAATTACGCTATCAATGTCAGCAGCGGTACTTGGCCAACTGAGGTAGATTGGGATTTGGTGAATGAGAATGGGGTGACGGTACTTTCGGGTGGAGCTCCTTACAATCAAACGGCCTGTCTTCCGAATGGTTGCTACACCTTGAACATGTTTGACTCCTTTGGAGATGGCTGGAACGGTGCGAACTTCACTATCTCCGGAGAAGACGGAATCATCGCCACTGCTACGGTGCCAAGCGGTAGTTTCGGCACTGCCAACTTCTGCGTAGATGATTTCATACCTATTGACGAAGAAGAGCCTGAGCCCATAGAGGCTTTCCTCATTGATTCAACTTTCGTCGAGGTGCTCTTTGATGATATTGATCCTGGCCTTATGCCTGCGCCCATTTTATGTTCGTATGATGAACTCTATCAGTTAGAAGCGGTAGATTCAACGGGCGTTTGGGGTTCAAATTGCGATGATTGTTTAGATGAGAATGGTCTTTTTGATATCACTAGCGTGGAAGTGGGTACATATACCATCACATACACGGTTGAAGGCGCTTGTGGCCCTGTGGTCGATAGCACGGAGGTCGTAGTTGAAGACCCACCATTAATTGCGTTGGAAGGTCCAGAATTCTTATGTGTATTCAGTGATCCGGTGGCCATTCTGCCGAATATTGAAGGGGGAGTTTTCGAGGCTGATTGTGGTGATTGTATCGATGAGAATGGAGTGTTCAATCCGCAAGGTTTGACACCTGGTACCTATACTATTTCTTATGCAGCTGGTGTCAATTGTTTCGCTAGCGCGGAATACGAGATTGTCATAGAAGAAACACTCGACCTTGGAGTGTTCTATGATCTGCCTGATTGCGAAACTATAGTGATTGACTTTGGTGAAGGGTTCGAACAATCAGGAACATGGAGTGCAGACTGTGGCGATTGTATCGATGAGAATGGAGTATTCTCTGGTCCAGATGCTGGTCCTGGTTTCTGGACGGTCACTTTCTTGCCTGATGACAACTGCGCAGTAGAAGCCTTTGGATATATCGAACTGTTGCCAGAAGTTGATGCTACGATTAATACCACGCCAGAACTATGTGAAGATGGAGAGGTTGTGGGATTAAGTGCAAATAATCCGAACGGTGTTTGGGGCGCTGATTGTGGCGATTGCATTACTCCCCTGGGAGACTTTGACCCTACGGTGAGCGGACCGGGTACTTTCAATATTTCTCATAGTGTCGACGGCTACTGCAGTGATTCAGACAACTCAACAATCACGGTCTTGCCGAGGCTGAATGCCTATTTCAGCATGCCAGATTATCTCTGTCTGGATCTACAGGAATTTGTACCGGACGTACAAGATGAGGGAGGTGAGTGGTCTGCTACTTGTATGACCTGTATTGACGAAGAGTCAGGAGTGGTTGATCTTCTAGCTGCTGGGTCTGGTGAACTCACAGTCACCTATACGCTCGATGGATTGTGTGGAGATACGCACCAAGAAGTAGCTGAATTAGCTCCTTGTTCCATTATCATTCCAAACATCTTCTCTCCGAATGGAGATGGGATCAACGACTTCTTGCGTTTTGAGAACCTTGAGTTCTTCCCAGGATCTTCATTAGAAGTGAGAAATAGATGGGGTGTGCTGGTCTTCCAGTCAGACAATTATCAAAACAACTGGAGGGCAGAGGAAGTGAGTCCAGGCACTTACTATTTCGTTCTGAGAAGAAGCGACGGAGAAGTACATACAGGAGATGTCACCATCGTGCTCAATTAA
- a CDS encoding endonuclease I family protein, with translation MRSLLFTITLVLLGLTSLAQPNPPAGTYLQDLRTWLKSNWYDGYFSDLGYNGAREQMYGFVDANNGMTECVYTGFQQAAEFVTFPNPINAEHLVPQSFFGSASPMRSDLHNLRPAHGSANSARANYPFGEVPDANAFWYGVTINGDYFSTTVEPGNSDEFSEREGSLWEPREEYKGDIARELFYFYTMYPTQAGDISLVADINVLYQWHLDDPASAEEMTRNNRAETVQGNRNPYIDFTDLVYNAWFWVEVLGCTDPEASNYDINANTDDGSCEYIVVVPGCIYEAAANYNPLATVDDGSCVFDPGVLGCTYPSAENYDPTATVDDGSCTYDQGIPGCTYADADNYDMNATLDDGSCIFINSVSCEADVNGDNIVNATDLLIVLGGFGAPCN, from the coding sequence ATGAGAAGCTTACTATTTACCATCACATTAGTCCTTTTGGGTCTGACCTCCCTCGCTCAACCCAATCCTCCAGCTGGCACGTATTTGCAAGACCTTCGCACCTGGCTGAAGTCGAATTGGTATGATGGTTATTTCTCTGACCTTGGATACAACGGTGCACGTGAGCAGATGTACGGTTTTGTCGACGCCAATAATGGAATGACAGAATGCGTTTACACGGGCTTTCAGCAGGCCGCTGAGTTTGTGACCTTCCCTAACCCTATCAACGCCGAACACCTTGTTCCTCAAAGTTTCTTCGGCAGTGCATCACCTATGCGTAGTGATTTACACAACCTCAGACCTGCGCATGGTAGCGCCAACTCTGCTCGCGCCAATTACCCTTTCGGTGAGGTGCCAGATGCCAATGCTTTTTGGTATGGTGTGACTATCAACGGTGATTATTTCTCCACTACCGTGGAACCGGGTAATTCTGATGAATTCAGTGAAAGAGAAGGTTCGCTTTGGGAGCCAAGAGAAGAATACAAAGGCGACATTGCGCGTGAGCTCTTCTACTTCTACACTATGTATCCTACACAGGCAGGTGATATTTCATTGGTAGCTGATATTAACGTCTTGTATCAATGGCATCTTGATGATCCCGCTAGCGCGGAAGAAATGACTCGCAATAATCGCGCTGAAACAGTTCAAGGCAATCGCAACCCCTACATTGACTTTACAGACTTAGTTTACAACGCTTGGTTTTGGGTGGAGGTGCTCGGATGTACTGATCCTGAGGCTAGCAACTACGACATAAATGCAAATACAGACGATGGTTCTTGTGAGTACATTGTCGTAGTTCCTGGTTGTATTTATGAAGCCGCAGCCAATTATAACCCACTAGCGACCGTAGACGACGGATCTTGTGTTTTCGACCCAGGAGTATTGGGCTGCACCTACCCTTCTGCTGAAAATTATGACCCAACGGCCACAGTTGATGACGGTAGCTGTACTTATGACCAAGGAATTCCCGGTTGTACTTACGCAGACGCAGACAACTACGACATGAATGCCACGCTAGATGACGGTTCGTGTATCTTCATCAACTCGGTCAGTTGCGAAGCGGATGTCAACGGTGATAACATCGTCAATGCCACTGACCTCTTAATTGTCTTGGGAGGATTCGGAGCTCCTTGTAATTAA